In one Streptomyces sp. NBC_01288 genomic region, the following are encoded:
- a CDS encoding complex I subunit 4 family protein → MIDINESVMQVLLAFVVVGPLLGAVTALLPAPPGLKGKSPEQAVLRHGVTVTGVILIAAIVLALGFDHDHPSKMQATTDISWIPALDVRIHLGIDGISLPLLVLTALLTFLCALYSYFKMPSGPSPKAFVALILVLESGTLATFAVLDLILFFLAFETVLIPMYFLIARWGGAQRAQAAWKFILFTLLGSVVMLLGLLLIGIKAGTFDMVALATDNGRSLTTSVQVIAVLAIGIGLAVKAPMWPLHSWLPDAHTAAPTVGSVLLAGVMLKMGTYGFVRILLPIAPDGMHTFAPYLAAFAVVGIIYGSLACLALAKQGAKGDLKRLIAYSSVGHMGFVLLGISTMTPTGVNGALFANIAHGLITGLLFFLVGALKDRTGTTDLDTLAEETGAALYGKAPRLGGLLAFAAVASLGLPGLAGFWGEMLALFGAFKPAAGLSRPAFLTFMAIAAFGTLLTAAYMLAVVRRVCMGAVAQEAPKLADVQTYEFAAWTPLVALTVAVGLWPKALLGLTDPAVQQLLSGGTR, encoded by the coding sequence GTGATCGATATCAACGAGTCCGTGATGCAGGTCCTTCTGGCGTTCGTCGTCGTCGGCCCGCTCCTCGGCGCCGTCACCGCCCTGCTGCCCGCCCCGCCGGGACTGAAGGGGAAGTCGCCCGAACAGGCCGTACTACGGCACGGCGTGACCGTGACCGGCGTGATCCTCATCGCCGCGATCGTCCTCGCGCTCGGCTTCGACCACGACCATCCCTCGAAGATGCAGGCCACGACCGACATCAGCTGGATCCCCGCACTCGACGTGCGCATCCACCTCGGCATCGACGGCATCTCCCTCCCCCTTCTGGTCCTGACCGCGCTGCTGACCTTCCTCTGCGCGCTCTACTCCTACTTCAAGATGCCGTCGGGCCCGTCCCCGAAGGCATTCGTCGCCCTGATCCTCGTCCTGGAGTCCGGCACCCTCGCCACCTTCGCCGTCCTCGACCTGATCCTCTTCTTCCTCGCCTTCGAGACCGTCCTGATCCCGATGTACTTCCTCATCGCCCGCTGGGGCGGTGCCCAACGGGCCCAGGCCGCCTGGAAGTTCATCCTCTTCACACTGCTCGGCTCCGTCGTCATGCTGCTCGGCCTGCTCCTGATCGGAATCAAGGCGGGCACATTCGACATGGTGGCACTCGCCACTGACAACGGCCGGTCGCTGACCACATCCGTGCAGGTCATCGCCGTTCTGGCGATCGGGATCGGGCTCGCGGTGAAGGCGCCGATGTGGCCACTGCACAGCTGGCTGCCCGACGCCCACACCGCCGCCCCGACCGTCGGCTCGGTCCTGCTGGCCGGCGTGATGCTGAAGATGGGCACGTACGGGTTCGTCCGCATCCTGCTGCCGATCGCCCCCGACGGCATGCACACCTTCGCGCCCTACCTCGCCGCCTTCGCCGTCGTCGGGATCATCTACGGCTCCCTGGCCTGCCTCGCCCTCGCGAAACAGGGCGCGAAGGGTGACCTCAAGCGCCTCATCGCGTACTCCTCCGTCGGCCACATGGGGTTCGTCCTGCTCGGCATCTCGACGATGACCCCGACCGGCGTGAACGGCGCGCTCTTCGCCAACATCGCCCACGGCCTCATCACCGGCCTGCTCTTCTTCCTCGTCGGCGCCCTCAAGGACCGTACGGGCACCACCGACTTGGACACCCTGGCCGAGGAGACGGGCGCCGCCCTCTACGGCAAGGCCCCGCGCCTCGGCGGACTGCTCGCGTTCGCCGCCGTCGCCTCGCTCGGACTGCCCGGACTCGCCGGATTCTGGGGCGAGATGCTGGCGCTGTTCGGCGCATTCAAGCCCGCCGCCGGCCTCAGCCGCCCCGCGTTCCTCACCTTCATGGCGATCGCGGCCTTCGGCACCCTGCTGACGGCCGCGTACATGCTCGCCGTGGTCCGCCGCGTCTGCATGGGCGCCGTGGCGCAGGAAGCGCCGAAGCTCGCCGACGTCCAGACGTACGAGTTCGCCGCGTGGACCCCGCTCGTCGCCCTCACCGTCGCCGTCGGCCTGTGGCCGAAGGCACTCCTCGGCCTGACCGACCCGGCCGTGCAGCAGCTCCTCTCAGGAGGCACCCGATGA
- a CDS encoding NADH-quinone oxidoreductase subunit 5 family protein, translating into MTTTTLAVLVPLLPFLGAAAGLLLGRTAPGFVRPLAVLPSLAALALAAIVAVRQGGDAAIDSATELTPTGSVPVELALHIDGFAALVAVLVAFVATCVQIYSTGYLRDDPRYPSYAALVSLFTSAMLLVVYSGDLIVLLVGWEVMGICSYFLVGHYWETPEARAASIKAFLVTKLGDVPFLIGLFALATDAGSFRITKVLSTVANGGLHHPTLIALLLLAGVAGKSAQFPLHTWLPDAMAGPTPVSALIHAATMVAAGVYFVARLLPVFEASSAAMVVLAVMAAVTMAGSGLAALAQDDIKRVLAYSTIGQLGYMTGALAVGDRGAAVFHLLSHGAFKALLFLAAGVVIHASGTNSLAAMSRMGNLRARVPDAFWTMTVALLALAAIPPFSGFFSKESVLGAAEHAATGDTEHIPGAAGWIVLLAGLLAALLTAAYATRLWLLAFHGRGVEAPDHGRQPVAMNAVLWVLAVPSLALGGLAYRVLPDWFDGRDLTPTLTTSVLGTGVALVGGIVTYGAWRHTTALAGSAPMGAVAAHPEGDAGLVEAEAIASHTPAYGDVASAPDPADPGRLLLGPLHRHAASGFHLDAVYAALFVRPVMAAASLVRFLDREVVDTYVRGAGTLPRLLGAAVRRAQTGNMQTYVSALLAGTVVLTVAVLLVATGA; encoded by the coding sequence GTGACCACGACCACCCTCGCCGTCCTCGTCCCCCTCCTCCCGTTCCTGGGCGCCGCGGCCGGCCTGCTCCTGGGCCGCACCGCCCCCGGCTTCGTCCGCCCGCTCGCCGTCCTGCCGTCGCTCGCCGCGCTCGCGCTGGCCGCGATCGTCGCCGTACGGCAGGGCGGCGACGCGGCCATCGACTCCGCCACCGAACTCACGCCCACCGGCTCGGTCCCCGTCGAACTCGCCCTGCACATCGACGGCTTCGCCGCCCTCGTCGCCGTCCTGGTCGCCTTCGTCGCCACCTGCGTGCAGATCTACTCGACGGGCTACCTGCGCGACGACCCGCGCTACCCCTCGTACGCCGCGCTCGTCTCCCTCTTCACCTCCGCGATGCTCCTCGTCGTCTACTCCGGCGACCTGATCGTGCTGCTGGTCGGCTGGGAGGTCATGGGCATCTGCTCCTACTTCCTCGTCGGCCACTACTGGGAGACCCCGGAAGCCCGCGCCGCCTCCATCAAGGCCTTTCTCGTCACCAAACTCGGCGATGTCCCCTTCCTGATCGGCCTGTTCGCGCTCGCCACCGACGCCGGGTCCTTCCGCATCACCAAGGTCCTGAGCACCGTCGCGAACGGCGGGCTGCACCACCCGACCCTGATCGCCCTGCTGCTCCTGGCCGGCGTGGCGGGCAAGTCGGCGCAGTTCCCGCTGCACACCTGGCTCCCCGACGCGATGGCGGGCCCGACCCCCGTCTCCGCGCTGATCCACGCCGCGACGATGGTCGCCGCCGGTGTCTACTTCGTCGCGCGTCTCCTTCCGGTCTTCGAGGCATCCTCGGCCGCGATGGTCGTCCTCGCCGTCATGGCCGCCGTGACGATGGCCGGCTCGGGCCTCGCCGCGCTCGCCCAGGACGACATCAAACGCGTCCTCGCGTACTCGACGATCGGTCAACTCGGCTACATGACCGGCGCCCTCGCCGTCGGCGACCGCGGTGCCGCCGTCTTCCACCTCCTGTCCCACGGCGCCTTCAAGGCGCTGCTGTTCCTCGCGGCCGGCGTGGTCATCCACGCCTCCGGCACCAACTCGCTGGCCGCCATGTCCCGCATGGGCAACCTGCGCGCCCGCGTCCCCGACGCCTTCTGGACGATGACCGTGGCGCTCCTCGCGCTCGCCGCGATCCCGCCCTTCAGCGGCTTCTTCTCCAAGGAGTCCGTCCTCGGCGCCGCCGAACACGCGGCCACCGGAGACACCGAGCACATCCCCGGTGCGGCGGGCTGGATCGTCCTCCTGGCCGGCCTGCTCGCCGCCCTCCTCACCGCCGCGTACGCGACGCGCCTGTGGCTGCTCGCTTTCCACGGACGCGGAGTCGAGGCCCCTGACCACGGCAGGCAGCCCGTGGCGATGAACGCCGTGCTGTGGGTGCTCGCCGTCCCGTCCCTCGCCCTCGGCGGACTCGCCTACCGCGTGCTCCCCGACTGGTTCGACGGCCGCGACCTGACCCCGACACTCACCACCTCGGTGCTGGGCACGGGGGTCGCCCTCGTCGGCGGCATCGTCACCTACGGCGCCTGGCGCCACACCACCGCACTCGCAGGCAGCGCACCGATGGGTGCCGTCGCGGCCCACCCGGAGGGCGACGCCGGACTCGTCGAGGCCGAGGCCATCGCGAGCCACACACCCGCCTACGGAGACGTGGCCTCGGCACCCGACCCGGCGGACCCGGGCCGACTCCTGCTCGGCCCGCTGCACCGCCACGCGGCCTCCGGCTTCCACCTGGACGCCGTGTACGCGGCCCTGTTCGTCCGCCCGGTCATGGCCGCGGCGAGTCTCGTCCGGTTCCTCGACCGCGAGGTCGTCGACACCTACGTACGCGGCGCGGGCACCCTGCCCCGCCTCCTCGGCGCCGCCGTACGGCGCGCCCAGACCGGCAATATGCAGACCTATGTGAGCGCGCTGCTCGCCGGCACCGTCGTCCTGACGGTCGCCGTCCTCCTCGTCGCCACGGGAGCGTGA
- the nuoK gene encoding NADH-quinone oxidoreductase subunit NuoK: MHLVYPAVLAALLFCTGIYGVLARRNAILVLMSVELMLNAVNLNLVAFDVWLSRTAEEKLHSGQALTLFTIAIAAAEIGIGLAIVLAVYRGRGTSDIDKLRDTAEGHETDGPDGPDGSSGPDSTGGSSPSGSDSNGTEPPVAEKAEATA; the protein is encoded by the coding sequence ATGCACCTGGTCTATCCCGCCGTGCTCGCCGCCCTCCTCTTCTGCACCGGCATCTACGGCGTCCTCGCCCGCCGCAACGCGATCCTCGTCCTGATGTCGGTCGAGCTGATGCTCAACGCCGTCAACCTGAACCTGGTCGCCTTCGACGTCTGGCTCAGCAGGACCGCCGAGGAGAAGCTGCACTCCGGCCAGGCCCTGACCCTGTTCACCATCGCCATCGCCGCCGCGGAGATCGGCATCGGCCTGGCGATCGTCCTCGCCGTCTACCGAGGCCGCGGCACCTCGGACATCGACAAACTCCGCGACACCGCGGAGGGCCACGAAACCGACGGCCCCGACGGCCCCGACGGATCCAGCGGCCCCGACAGCACCGGCGGCTCCAGCCCCAGCGGCTCAGACAGCAACGGCACCGAGCCCCCCGTGGCCGAGAAGGCTGAGGCCACCGCGTGA
- a CDS encoding NADH-quinone oxidoreductase subunit J family protein, producing MTLADTVAVTATAPLAAPHTHGFLSPTGVEIAFLLVGLVTFGAALVTVTTKQLVHAALWLVVTLGGLAVEYLLLTAEFIAWVQVLIYVGSVVVLLLFGLMLTKAPIGRSPDADSGNRWAALAVAVAAAAALVWVVVDAFRATWMNLAGPAAGSTAVTGASLFQNWVLPFEALSVLLLAALVGAIVLSRKTKSELSSPPVNSRGASGSSPSVPDSRNHTFGRNSRSQGNDPTPRNNRTERNDPTERSQTAQNNAAAQNNAAAQNDGTAQNTPTEQKGAS from the coding sequence GTGACCCTCGCCGACACCGTCGCCGTGACCGCCACGGCACCCCTCGCCGCCCCCCACACCCACGGCTTCCTCTCCCCGACCGGCGTCGAGATCGCCTTCCTCCTCGTCGGACTGGTCACGTTCGGCGCCGCCCTCGTCACCGTCACCACCAAGCAGCTGGTGCACGCCGCCCTGTGGCTCGTGGTGACCCTCGGGGGTCTCGCCGTCGAATACCTCCTCCTCACCGCCGAGTTCATCGCCTGGGTGCAGGTCCTCATCTATGTCGGTTCCGTCGTCGTCCTCCTTCTCTTCGGTCTGATGCTCACCAAGGCCCCCATCGGCCGCTCCCCGGACGCGGACTCCGGCAACCGCTGGGCCGCCCTCGCCGTGGCCGTCGCCGCCGCGGCGGCCCTGGTCTGGGTCGTCGTCGACGCCTTCCGCGCGACCTGGATGAACCTGGCCGGTCCGGCCGCCGGCTCGACCGCGGTGACCGGCGCGAGCCTGTTCCAGAACTGGGTCCTCCCCTTCGAGGCCCTCTCCGTCCTTCTCCTCGCGGCCCTGGTCGGCGCGATCGTCCTGTCCCGCAAGACGAAGTCGGAGCTGAGCTCTCCCCCTGTGAACTCCCGGGGTGCGAGCGGTAGTTCCCCATCCGTCCCCGATTCCCGTAATCACACGTTCGGGCGAAATAGCCGTTCTCAAGGCAACGATCCGACCCCGCGGAACAACCGGACCGAGCGGAACGACCCGACCGAGCGGAGCCAGACCGCGCAGAACAACGCAGCCGCGCAGAACAACGCAGCCGCGCAGAACGACGGAACCGCTCAGAACACCCCCACCGAGCAGAAGGGAGCCAGCTGA